One Brassica napus cultivar Da-Ae chromosome C2, Da-Ae, whole genome shotgun sequence DNA window includes the following coding sequences:
- the LOC111213402 gene encoding uncharacterized protein LOC111213402: MIKSCILTLYILSICSYQNPSQLLSINEIKRTRKKRKITNKMGSKAVVSVYLIISLCAAIFVTRGVAQMQNPQAIPGLFPPGLVPIDLVKCWSSLFTVQGCVLAISNSFFSGKIENVEAACCKVFSTLDANCWPHMFPLNPFFPPLLKDNCARIIPNSPAHN; the protein is encoded by the coding sequence atgataaaatctTGTATCCTCACCCTATATATTCTTAGTATCTGTTCATATCAAAATCCATCCCAGCTTTTAAGCATAAACGAAATAAAAAGgacaaggaaaaaaagaaagattaccAATAAGATGGGAAGCAAAGCTGTTGTCTCAGTCTACTTAATTATTTCACTGTGTGCTGCCATCTTTGTCACTCGTGGAGTAGCTCAAATGCAAAATCCGCAGGCGATTCCAGGACTTTTTCCACCTGGCTTAGTACCTATTGATCTCGTCAAATGTTGGTCGTCTCTCTTTACCGTCCAAGGATGTGTCTTGGCAATCTCCAACTCATTTTTTTCTGGAAAAATTGAAAACGTTGAAGCGGCATGCTGCAAGGTGTTTTCAACTTTAGATGCAAACTGTTGGCCTCATATGTTTCCTTTGAATCCTTTCTTCCCTCCTCTCCTCAAGGACAATTGTGCGCGTATCATCCCTAACTCCCCTGCACACAACTGA
- the LOC111213401 gene encoding uncharacterized protein LOC111213401: MGSKAVVSVYLIISLCAAIFVTRGVAQMQNPQAIPGLFPPGLVPIDLVKCWSSLFTVQGCVLAISNSFFSGKIENVEAACCKVFSTLDANCWPHMFPLNPFFPPLLKDNCARIIPNSPAHN, encoded by the coding sequence ATGGGAAGCAAAGCTGTTGTCTCAGTCTACTTAATTATTTCACTGTGTGCTGCCATCTTTGTCACTCGTGGAGTAGCTCAAATGCAAAATCCGCAGGCGATTCCAGGACTTTTTCCACCTGGCTTAGTACCTATTGATCTCGTCAAATGTTGGTCGTCTCTCTTTACCGTCCAAGGATGTGTCTTGGCAATCTCCAACTCATTTTTTTCTGGAAAAATTGAAAACGTTGAAGCGGCATGCTGCAAGGTGTTTTCAACTTTAGATGCAAACTGTTGGCCTCATATGTTTCCTTTGAATCCTTTCTTCCCTCCTCTCCTCAAGGACAATTGTGCGCGTATCATCCCTAACTCCCCTGCACACAACTGA
- the LOC111202883 gene encoding uncharacterized protein LOC111202883, protein MAGDLLYAKTQRIVLLIDLNPLLLTPTPEQYLAVVISAAEKLLSFPPLSASLFSFKFFISSLSSLLSSSKLSALSIPSSKLSFDLPGPTLASLRRAIDAVKRCELRSTSNSAASPRGVNVAASLRQIVYDYAWEPVVRDPEIGMIPGFTDGGVDVVRSNLVLMFSPISRDLNCVSEFLDVKSGDECLSELGLFKSKFSEVFDCVNDLFGDRDIHLGWIDVRFGERSELGLTSGFLDSGIRELGWGQCSTDSIVYGSSIVPFGLIYPTIGVSPKLSTSRKFTAQASLEIADIDGKPMECKCGELEFSSSEISSGKRSDEFTNLVTASEESLTEEFCNGITKFSIKALRMCDDLVELERYTCNTFVVHEVSQEPDQNQEQESGFWADRVFQILEKETGEKVVKRSSPVWQILLSYLYREGYSALVSLTNSNGTSRTGILKPFTFSSALICVFDNEVSPQTVDHEDSSKMVSCGENKRKLSRKILNSLIDISWEDFCISVKGYGQIDLEDVYLSKFSNSKKYKFLKCWIKQIRKPRGCSLSVASSCDAQKDVEADPVVRKHNSSEEAEKDISLPGSEEEIALSGNRLSVRQENDTSVIASESSEVFFASLPSKIKKGIESEEIDLAALAERLVKSCLLHSSQRLEKDCSCESGTLLSVTEELAKMLLKQPKDLVAKFKKKHSSSTENEQKSEEASPSNIIREYELQILFRMEILRSVIGLGNEESVTQKFAKQICMLLEAIQCKLDGGFFSDWSLDKYVDKIIKARYHHILGEAVSIIYTEMDLLMFSDEDLEDSFMKNEESSQSGRENIHSNGKSHHRSQRNKDVPGSSKKNLLKKESRECREARKVVEAQEMRERARRFSSFTSWMPDLCRVWAPKQAKNSKDKAEQQKRLGKRKNEHRSVDYDRVCETPVTGDNKRTRTDDRDEYECGTLPRSSVPKALFQDDDS, encoded by the exons ATGGCTGGAGATTTATTATACGCCAAAACGCAGCGTATCGTGCTCCTCATAGATCTCAACCCCCTTCTTCTCACACCCACTCCGGAGCAATACCTAGCCGTCGTGATATCCGCCGCCGAGAAGCTTCTCTCTTTCCCTCCACTCTCcgcttctctcttctctttcaagTTCTTCATTTCATCTTTATCTTCTCTCTTATCTTCCTCGAAGCTCTCTGCGCTCTCGATTCCATCTTCCAAGCTTTCGTTTGACCTCCCTGGCCCTACACTCGCCTCCCTCAGACGCGCCATCGACGCCGTCAAGCGATGCGAGCTCCGATCGACTTCCAATTCGGCGGCGTCGCCTCGCGGGGTCAACGTCGCGGCGTCTTTGCGACAGATCGTTTACGATTACGCTTGGGAGCCGGTGGTTCGAGATCCGGAGATAGGTATGATTCCTGGGTTCACGGATGGTGGAGTTGACGTAGTTAGATCGAATTTGGTATTGATGTTTTCCCCAATTTCTAGGGATTTGAATTGTGTTTCTGAGTTTCTCGACGTTAAGAGTGGCGATGAGTGTTTGAGCGAGTTGGGTCTGTTCAAGTCGAAGTTCAGTGAGGTTTTTGACTGTGTCAATGACTTGTTTGGTGATAGAGATATTCACTTAGGCTGGATTGATGTTAGATTTGGTGAAAGAAGTGAATTGGGATTAACGTCTGGGTTTTTAGATAGTGGAATTAGAGAATTGGGCTGGGGGCAGTGTTCTACGGATTCGATTGTTTATGGTTCTTCAATAGTTCCCTTTGGATTGATATATCCAACCATTGGTGTTTCTCCAAAGCTATCTACTAGCCGTAAGTTTACTGCTCAGGCCAGTCTTGAGATTGCTGACATTGATGGTAAACCTATGGAGTGCAAGTGCGGCGAGCTAGAGTTTTCTTCTTCTGAAATTTCTAGTGGGAAGAGGTCTGATGAGTTCACCAACTTGGTTACTGCATCCGAGGAATCTCTAACTGAAGAGTTCTGTAATGGAATCACCAAATTCAGTATTAAAGCCTTGAGGATGTGTGATGATCTTGTCGAGCTCGAGAGGTATACTTGTAATACTTTTGTTGTGCATGAAGTCTCCCAGGAACCTGACCAAAACCAGGAGCAGGAGAGTGGATTTTGGGCTGATCGTGTTTTTCAGATACTAGAGAAGGAGACGGGTGAGAAAGTAGTGAAAAGATCATCTCCTGTTTGGCAGATTTTATTAAGTTATCTCTATAGAGAAGGTTACTCAGCTTTGGTATCTCTAACGAATAGCAATGGTACTTCTCGGACAGGAATCCTCAAGCCATTTACTTTCTCCTCGGCTTTAATCTGTGTTTTTGACAATGAAGTCTCTCCTCAAACTGTGGATCATGAAGATAGCAGTAAGATGGTCAGTTGTGGcgaaaataaaagaaagctaAGCAGAAAGATTCTAAACTCACTTATTGACATTAGCTGGGAGGATTTCTGCATATCAGTGAAAGGTTATGGTCAAATAGATCTAGAGGATGTATATCTATCCAAGTTTAGCAACTCGAAGAAATATAAGTTTCTGAAATGCTGGATAAAACAGATTAGGAAACCGAGAGGTTGCAGCTTATCCGTTGCTAGTAGCTGCGATGCACAGAAAGATGTGGAAGCGGATCCAGTTGTGAGAAAGCACAACTCATCTGAAGAGGCAGAAAAGGATATCTCTTTACCTGGATCTGAGGAGGAGATAGCTCTGAGTGGAAATCGTCTATCCGTAAGGCAGGAGAATGATACATCTGTTATAGCATCAGAGTCATCAGAAGTTTTCTTTGCTAGTCTTCCTAGTAAAATAAAGAAAGGGATCGAGTCTGAGGAAATAGATTTGGCAGCTCTGGCAGAACGGCTTGTCAAGTCCTGTCTCCTTCATTCCTCTCAAAGACTTGAGAAGGATTGTAGCTGTGAGAGTGGAACCCTCTTGTCGGTCACTGAGGAGCTAGCCAAGATGTTACTGAAACAACCGAAAGATTTAGTTGCCAAGTTTAAAAAGAAACATTCATCATCCACGGAAAATGAGCAGAAGTCTGAAGAAGCTTCACCCAGTAACATCATTAGAGA ATACGAGCTGCAGATTCTTTTTCGAATGGAGATTCTAAGATCAGTGATAGGTTTGGGAAATGAGGAGTCTGTAACTCAAAAGTTTGCAAAACAGATTTGCATGCTTCTTGAGGCCATTCAGTGCAAGTTAGACGGCGGATTCTTTAGTGATTGGAGTCTTGATAAGTATGTggataaaattataaaagcCAG GTATCATCATATTCTTGGAGAAGCTGTCAGCATAATTTATACAGAGATGGATCTGCTTATGTTCAGTGATGAGGATCTTGAAGATAGTTTCATGAAAAATGAAGAGAGTAGCCAATCAGGGAGAGAAAACATCCATAGCAATGGCAAGAGTCATCATCGTAGTCAAAGAAATAAAGATGTTCCCGGTTCGAGTAAGAAGAACCTTTTGAAGAAAGAGAGCAGGGAGTGcagagaagctaggaaagtaGTTGAAGCACAAGAAATGAGGGAAAGGGCAAGAAGATTCTCGAGTTTCACAAGTTGGATGCCTGATCTTTGTAGAGTTTGGGCACCGAAACAAGCAAAGAACTCTAAAGACAAAGCGGAACAGCAAAAGAGATTAGGCAAACGGAAGAACGAACATAGATCAGTGGACTATGACAGAGTATGCGAGACACCAGTGACAGGAGATAACAAACGAACACGAACTGATGACAGAGATGAATACGAGTGTGGGACACTGCCTCGTAGTTCCGTACCAAAGGCTTTGTTTCAGGATGATGATTCTTAG
- the LOC106409240 gene encoding plastidial pyruvate kinase 2: MAQVVATRSIQGSMLSPNGGSASTRSDKFLKPASFAVKVLGNEAKKSGRVSVRGGRKVDTTVRSARVETEVIPVSPEDVPNREEQLERFLEMQKFSDTSVEMWSKPTVRRKTKIVCTVGPSTNTREMIWKLAEAGMNVARMNMSHGDHASHKKVIDLVKEYNAQSKDNTIAIMLDTKGPEVRSGDLPQPIMLDPGQEFTFTIERGVSTPTCVSVNYDDFVNDVEAGDMLLVDGGMMSFMVKSKTKETVICEVVDGGELKSRRHLNVRGKSATLPSITEKDWEDIKFGVENKVDFYAVSFVKDAQVVHELKNYLQGCGADIHVIVKIESADSIPNLHSIITASDGAMVARGDLGAELPIEEVPILQERIINLCRSMGKAVIVATNMLESMIVHPTPTRAEVSDIAIAVREGADAVMLSGETAHGKFPLKAAGVMHTVALRTEATITTSTEMPPNLGQAFKNHMSEMFAYHATMMSNTLGTSTVVFTRTGFMAILLSHYRPSGTIYAFTNEKKIQQRLALYQGVCPIYMEFSDDAEDTFTKALATLLKQGMVKKGEEIAIVQSGSQPIWRSQSTHNIQVRKV; encoded by the exons ATGGCTCAGGTGGTTGCTACAAGGTCGATTCAAGGCTCGATGTTGAGTCCCAACGGTGGATCTGCGTCTACGAGATCCGACAAGTTTCTGAAGCCGGCGAGTTTCGCAGTGAAGGTTCTAGGAAACGAAGCCAAGAAGAGTGGAAGAGTCTCCGTGAGAGGAGGAAGAAAGGTTGATACTACTGTGAGATCTGCTCGTGTGGAGACCGAAGTCATTCCAGTGTCTCCCGAGGATGTTCCAAAC AGAGAGGAGCAATTGGAGCGGTTTTTGGAAATGCAGAAGTTTAGTGACACATCAGTAGAGATGTGGTCGAAACCGACAGTAAGGAGGAAGACAAAGATTGTCTGCACCGTTGGTCCTTCTACTAACACACGAGAAATGATATGGAAACTAGCTGAAGCTGGGATGAATGTTGCAAGGATGAACATGTCTCATGGGGATCATGCTTCTCATAAGAAGGTTATTGATTTGGTCAAAGAGTACAATGCACAATCTAAAGATAACACCATTGCTATCATGCTTGATACCAAG GGTCCAGAAGTTAGGAGTGGAGATTTACCCCAGCCGATTATGTTAGACCCTGGTCAAGAGTTTACTTTTACAATTGAGAGAGGAGTCAGCACACCAACTTGTGTAAGTGTTAACTATGATGATTTTGTCAACGATGTGGAGGCGGGAGACATGCTCCTTGTTGATG GTGGTATGATGTCGTTTATGGTGAAGTCTAAGACTAAAGAGACTGTCATATGTGAAGTTGTTGATGGTGGAGAGCTAAAGTCAAGGAGACACTTGAATGTCCGAGGGAAAAGTGCAACATTACCGTCAATCACTG agaaGGATTGGGAGGATATTAAGTTCGGAGTGGAGAACAAAGTTGACTTTTATGCTGTTTCTTTTGTCAAAGATGCACAAGTGGTACACGAACTCAAGAATTACCTCCAAGGTTGTGGTGCTGATATTCACGTGATAGTAAAAATTGAAAGCGCAGACTCCATACCTAACTTGCATTCCATTATCACCGCATCAGATGGg GCAATGGTTGCAAGAGGTGATCTTGGTGCAGAGCTCCCTATTGAAGAAGTACCCATTCTTCAG GAGAGGATCATAAACCTATGCCGTAGCATGGGAAAAGCTGTGATTGTGGCGACTAACATGCTTGAGAGTATGATAGTTCATCCAACTCCAACCAGGGCGGAGGTTTCTGACATTGCTATAGCTGTTAGAGAAGGTGCTGATGCAGTAATGCTTTCAGGAGAAACTGCTCACGGAAA GTTCCCATTGAAAGCTGCTGGAGTGATGCATACAGTTGCACTGCGAACAGAAGCAACCATTACTACTAGTACTGAAATGCCACCTAATCTTGGTCAAGCCTTCAAG AACCATATGAGTGAGATGTTTGCATACCATGCAACCATGATGTCAAACACGCTTGGAACTTCAACTGTTGTCTTCACCAGAACTGGTTTCATGGCCATACTTTTAAGTCACTATCGCCCTTCTGGCACCATCTATGCCTTCACGAATGA GAAAAAAATACAGCAAAGATTAGCCTTGTATCAAGGGGTGTGCCCCATATATATGGAGTTCTCAGATGATGCAGAGGACACTTTCACTAAAGCTTTGGCTACATTACTG AAACAAGGAATGGTGAAGAAGGGAGAGGAAATAGCGATTGTACAGAGTGGGTCACAACCAATCTGGCGGTCTCAATCGACTCATAACATCCAAGTCCGCAAGGTGTAG